In Aedes albopictus strain Foshan chromosome 3, AalbF5, whole genome shotgun sequence, the following are encoded in one genomic region:
- the LOC134284159 gene encoding uncharacterized protein DDB_G0271670-like: protein MTRRVDDIPTRNFKTTQSSSSSSSSSSSSSSSSSSSSSSSSSSSSSSSSSSSSSSSSSSSSSSSSSSSSSSSSSSSSSSSSSSSSSSSSSSSSSSSSSSSSSSSSSSSSSSSSSSSSSSSSSSSSSSSSSSSSSSSSSSSSSSSSSSSSSSSSSSSSSSSSSSSSSSSSSSSSSSSSSSSSSSSSSSSSSSSSSSSSSSSSSSSSSSSSSSSSSSSSSSSSSSSSSSSSSSSSSSSSSSSSSSSSSSSSSSSSSSSSSSSSSSSSSSSSSSSSSSSSSSSSSSSSSSSSSSSSSSSSSSSSSSSSSSSSSSSSSSS from the coding sequence GCGCGTTGATGACATACCTACACGGAACTTCAAAACAacccaatcatcatcatcatcatcatcatcatcatcatcatcatcatcatcatcatcatcatcatcatcatcatcatcatcatcatcatcatcatcatcatcatcatcatcatcatcatcatcatcatcatcatcatcatcatcatcatcatcatcatcatcatcatcatcatcatcatcatcatcatcatcatcatcatcatcatcatcatcatcatcatcatcatcatcatcatcatcatcatcatcatcatcatcatcatcatcatcatcatcatcatcatcatcatcatcatcatcatcatcatcatcatcatcatcatcatcatcatcatcatcatcatcatcatcatcatcatcatcatcatcatcatcatcatcatcatcatcatcatcatcatcatcatcatcatcatcatcatcatcatcatcatcatcatcatcatcatcatcatcatcatcatcatcatcatcatcatcatcatcatcatcatcatcatcatcatcatcatcatcatcatcatcatcatcatcatcatcatcatcatcatcatcatcatcatcatcatcatcatcatcatcatcatcatcatcatcatcatcatcatcatcatcatcatcatcatcatcatcatcatcatcatcatcatcatcatcatcatcatcatcatcatcatcatcatcatcatcatcatcatcatcatcatcatcatcatcatcatcatcatcatcatcatcatcatcatcatcatcatcatcatcatcatcatcatcatcatcatcatcatcatcatcatcatcatcatcatcatcatcatcatcatcatcatcatcatcatcatcatcatcatcatcatcatcatcatcatcatcatcatcatcatcatcatcatcatcatcatca